In the genome of Triticum urartu cultivar G1812 chromosome 5, Tu2.1, whole genome shotgun sequence, one region contains:
- the LOC125507597 gene encoding uncharacterized protein LOC125507597, whose translation MMSKQHFRGFVHTPKQEASTYTSRTCFFYFPSLQVRSFASHFKEYLLPTPPFYCQQKVLPATSTDQGIVAHPQVVQIERWRTEGSSADGLGGWILQKMEEGGVDGEERVEEERGREKSLQRFCAMCSHTLGCVGYDWEKRESGHWSLMAGVMRLWNGWGVQNLVLVSFVLQVFLLMLAGMRRRNISIVPRNLLWLAYLLADYIAVYILGHMTFFGKSHVHQQLMAFWVLDFVT comes from the exons ATGATGTCAAAGCAACATTTTCGAGGTTTTGTGCACACACCCAAGCAAGAGGCTTCAACATACACTTCCAG GACTTGCTTTTTTTATTTTCCATCTTTGCAAGTAAGAAGCTTTGCCAGCCACTTCAAG GAATACTTGCTTCCTACGCCGCCCTTTTATTGCCAGCAAAAAGTTCTACCAGCAACTTCCAC GGATCAGGGCATAGTGGCACACCCCCAAGTTGTCCAGATAGAGAGGTGGCGCACGGAAGGTTCAAGTGCTGATGGGTTGGGTGGATGGATCCTGCAGAAGATGGAGGAGGGAGGGGTTGATGGGGAAGAAAGGGTGGAGGAGGAGCGGGGAAGGGAGAAAAGTCTCCAGAGGTTTTGTGCCATGTGTTCACACACACTGGGTTGCGTCGGTTACGATTGGGAGAAAAGGGAATCTGGCCAT TGGTCACTGATGGCTGGAGTGATGCGCCTATGGAATGGTTGGGGGGTCCAGAACCTAGTGCTTGTTAGCTTCGTGCTGCAAGTGTTCCTGCTCATGCTCGCCGGGATGCGACGGCGGAACATATCCATTGTCCCAAGGAACCTCCTCTGGCTAGCATACCTGCTGGCAGACTACATAGCGGTATACATCCTTGGCCACATGACCTTCTTCGGCAAGTCGCACGTACACCAACAGCTCATGGCGTTCTGGGTGTTAGACTTTGTAACGTAG